Proteins encoded by one window of Rutidosis leptorrhynchoides isolate AG116_Rl617_1_P2 chromosome 7, CSIRO_AGI_Rlap_v1, whole genome shotgun sequence:
- the LOC139857558 gene encoding probable 1-acylglycerol-3-phosphate O-acyltransferase — MSARISVSRSISSSPAKAMAEEINSSAPATATVTATVTATASSLSSTPSTKKSLWPSVLRWIPTSADHIISAEKRLLSLVKTPYTQELVNIGSGPPGSKVSWFRSASSEPRFINTITFDSKEGSPTLVMVHGYASSQGFFFRNFDALAEHFKVIAIDQLGWGGSSRPDFTCKSTEETEAWFIDSLEEWRKAKNLSNFVLLGHSFGGYVAAKYALKHPEHVQHLILVGPAGFSSEIENKSERLAKFQATWKGAVLNHLWESNFTPMKVVRGLGPFGPNIVHKYTSARFGQYSTGEALAEEESRLLTDYVYHTSVAKASGELCLKHIFSFGAFARSPLLQRSSEWKVPTTFIYGFQDWMDYLGAEAARKNMKVPCEIMRIPQAGHFVFLDNAKGFHSAVLHACRRFLSPHPTNYPLDEGITTL, encoded by the exons ATGAGTGCTAGAATTAGCGTGAGCCGTTCAATTTCTAGTTCTCCGGCAAAAGCTATGGCGGAGGAAATTAATTCATCTGCACCGGCAACCGCAACTGTAACGGCAACTGTGACGGCGACAGCTTCCAGTTTAAGCTCAACTCCATCAACGAAGAAATCGCTATGGCCGTCTGTTCTTCGTTGGATTCCTACTTCAGCTGATCACATTATATCCGCTGAAAAACGCCTTTTATCTCTTGTAAA GACGCCGTATACTCAAGAGCTAGTTAATATTGGATCTGGTCCACCAGGGTCTAAAGTCAGTTGGTTTCGTTCTGCCAGTAGTGAACCAAGGTTTATTAATACTATTACGTTCGATAGCAAAGAGGGATCTCCTACACTTGTAATGGTGCATGGATATGCATCTTCTCAAGGTTTCTTCTTTAGAAATTTTGATGCTCTTGCTGAACACTTTAAGGTGATTGCAATTGATCAGCTTGG TTGGGGTGGATCTAGCAGGCCCGACTTCACTTGCAAAAGTACTGAAG AAACTGAGGCTTGGTTTATTGATTCCTTGGAGGAATGGCGCAAAGCTAAAAATCTTAGCAACTTTGTTTTACTTGGGCACTCATTTGGAGGGTACGTTGCAGCTAAATACGCTCTGAAA CACCCGGAGCACGTACAACATCTGATTTTGGTAGGACCTGCTGGGTTTTCATCAGAAATTGAAAATAAATCAGAGCGACTTGCTAAATTTCAAGCAACATGGAAAGGTGCTGTTTTAAATCATTTATGGGAGTCTAATTTTACCCCTATGAAGGTTGTCAG AGGTTTAGGTCCTTTTGGTCCAAATATTGTTCACAAGTATACAAGTGCAAGATTTGGCCAATATTCAACTGGTGAAGCTTTGGCCGAGGAAGAGTCCAGGCTACTTACAG atTACGTGTACCACACTTCGGTGGCGAAGGCAAGTGGAGAACTATGTTTGAAGCATATTTTTTCATTTGGGGCATTTGCTCGGAGTCCTCTATTACAAAG ATCTTCTGAGTGGAAAGTGCCAACAACCTTTATATATGGTTTCCAAGATTGGATGGATTACTTAGGGGCGGAAGCCGCACGGAAAAACATGAAAGTCCCTTGCGAAATCATGAGGATACCACAG GCGGGTCATTTTGTGTTCCTAGACAATGCCAAAGGATTCCACTCAGCGGTATTGCATGCTTGCCGGAGATTTCTTTCACCACATCCGACTAACTATCCTCTTGATGAAGGCATCACAACGTTATAA